The following are encoded in a window of Geotrypetes seraphini chromosome 5, aGeoSer1.1, whole genome shotgun sequence genomic DNA:
- the LOC117360320 gene encoding olfactory receptor 6C3-like has product MEEILQMNYTDVTEFIILAFFELPEMQLLLFLVFLIIYVMSLTGNLLIIITVCSDSHLHSPMFFFLINLSFLEICYVTVTVPKLLAVLIAQNNSISFTQCIIQMYLFMVCTDTEAYLLTAMAYDRYIAICKPLHYTIIMNKKVCIILAIVSWMIGFLDVAPQVTLISQSFFCKSNEINHFFCDMTALMTLSCSGTTAIENINYIVGILLGSTSFLLIIISYVYIISTVLKLHSAKSRHKTFSTCSSHLTVVLLFYGTTVAVYLRPQSAYSMNLNKLLTVVYITVIPLFNPLIYSLRNKELKEILCKTIRRTIFLPEIIKCCTQHLVTAFQR; this is encoded by the coding sequence ATGGAAGAAATATTACAGATGAATTACACTGATGTAACAGAATTCATCATTCTGGCATTCTTTGAGCTTCCTGAGATGCAGCTCCTCCTTTTCCTTGTGTTTTTGATTATTTATGTTATGTCTTTGACAGGGAACCTTCTTATTATAATCACAGTTTGCTCTGATTCCCACTTGCACAGCCCCATGTTCTTCTTCCTCATCAATTTGTCCTTCCTAGAAATCTGTTATGTGACTGTCACTGTGCCTAAATTGTTAGCAGTGCTCATAGCACAGAATAACTCCATCTCTTTCACACAGTGTATAATACAGATGTATCTGTTTATGGTCTGCACTGATACTGAGGCCTACCTTCTCACTGCCATGGCCTATGATCGTTATATTGCCATCTGCAAACCATTGCATTACACCATCATTATGAACAAGAAGGTCTGTATAATTCTAGCCATTGTTTCCTGGATGATTGGATTTTTAGATGTAGCTCCTCAAGTTACTTTAATATCACAATCATTTTTCTGTAAATCCAATGAAATTAACCATTTCTTCTGTGACATGACAGCACTAATGACCCTGTCATGTTCAGGGACCACTGCCATTgagaatataaattatattgTAGGCATTCTTTTAGGTTCAACTTCATTCTTATTAATAATTATATCATATGTGTACATTATTTCTACTGTATTAAAACTTCACTCTGCTAAAAGTAGACATAagaccttttctacctgttcctCTCACCTTACAGTTGTTCTATTATTTTATGGAACCACAGTAGCTGTGTACTTGAGACCTCAGTCTGCTTACTCCATGAACCTGAACAAACTGCTTACTGTAGTGTATATAACTGTAATTCCACTGTTCAACCCTTTAATTTATAGTCTGAGAAataaggaattgaaagaaattttATGTAAAACAATCAGGAGAACTATTTTTCTTCCAGAAATAATTAAATGCTGCACACAGCATTTGGTTACAGCATTTCAACGTTAA